GGTCGGAATGAGAACTTTCTCGTTCTGCAGCCCGTCACGGGGCCCCATTTCGAATATGTGCAGGGTATTTGTCACTTGTTCTCCAGCTCTGCTTTCGCCCTTGCCCTCAGTTGGCTTCGAATAATTTTTCCGGTGGTGGTCAAGGGAAGGTCTTCAACAAATTCGATTTCCCTTGGGTACTCATAGGCAGCCAGCCCGTGCTTGACGAAATTTTGCAGTTCATCATGAAGCTGCTGTGTTCCTGAGTGCCCTTTTTTCAAAACCACATAGGCTTTGACAATCTCGGTGCGCTCTTTGTTCGGTTTGCCAATCACGCCAGCAATGGCGACCGCCGGGTGCTTGAGCAGGTAATCTTCAATTTCACCGGGCCCGATGCGGTATCCCGCTGAGGTGATCACATCATCATCGCGGCCCACAAACCGGAACCATCCATCCGCATCTTTAGTGCCTTCATCTCCTGTCAGAAGATAGCCGTTCTTGAACTTGTTCTTTGTCGCCTCGGGGTTTTGCCAGTATTGCGTCATCATAATGGGTACAGGCGTTTTGACCGCGATTGCTCCAAGAGTATCCGGCGGCAAAGGGTGGCCATTCCCGTCTACGATCTCCACCTGAAACCCTGGAACCTCTTTCCCAATTAAACCCGGGCGGGCCTCCATAAGCTGCGTACAGGTTCCGATACACAGGTTGCACTCGGTTTGTCCGTAGCATTCGCTAATGGTGATACCGAAAATCTGTCTGCCCCATTCGATAATCTCAGCGCCCACTGTTTCACCGCCACAAGTGATACTGCGTATTTTGCAGTTCCAGCGCTTTTCGGGTTTTTCCACCAGTCGCATCATTTTCAAGGCAGTGGGTGGCAGGAAGGCGTTGGTGATGTTCTGATCATGGAGAAGCTGGAAAGCTGCCTCTCCCGAGAACTTTTTAAACCGGTGCGCCACAACAGGGATGCCGTAGTAAAGAGAAGGCATCAAAATGTTTAATAGCCCTGCAATCCATGCCCAGTCGGAAGGGGTCCATGCCCTGTCTCCCTCGCGGGGCAGGCCGTTATAAAGGTAATCCGTCGACCAAAGATGGCCAATAAATGTGCGGTGCGCATGAAGCGCGCCTTTGGGTTGGCCCGTTGTTCCAGAGGTATAAATGATAAGGGCCGGATCCTCTGCCTTGGTGGGAACGGGTGTGAACTCACTGGAGTATTTTTCTAAACCTTCATAGAGATACGTGGAGTTCTGGGTAGCTTCCTCAATGTTCAAAATGAGTTGCAGATTTGGCAACCTGCTTTGAATACTTGAGAGTTTTTGTGCGCCCTCGCTGTTGGTTATAAGAATCTTGGCTCCCGAATTTTCCAGTCGGAAGGCCAAGGCTTCCTCCCCGAACAGAGTAAATAGGGGGAGGGCAATTGCGCCCATTTTATAGGTGGCGATATGGCTGCAGGCCGTTTCGACGGTTTGGGGCAGCAAAATGGCGACCCTGTCTCCGCGTTCCACCCCTTTTGAAATCAAGAGATTGCACAGTCTGGACGAAAGTTCTTTTAGATGGCTATAGGTGTATGATTTTGCAGTTCCCGCTTCGCCAACAACGGTTATTGCCTCTCGGTCCGGCTCCCGCTCGGCCCAGCGGTCGCAGACCATCACCCCGATATTATAAAATTCGGGAACATTCCAACTGAAATTCTTATAAAGTTCTTCGTAGGTTGTTCCCTTGGGTAACATGCCTCAAGTCTCCTCGGCTAACTCGATCAGTATCGTGCCTTCTTCCACCTGATCACCTGCTGCAATCATAACATTGGCGATTCTTCCATCTCGTGGTGATTTGAGACTGTGCTCCATTTTCATGGCTTCTGTCACTACAAGAGTGTCGCCTTCCTTAACCTGCTCCCCCTTGGCAAAGTTGATGAGTTTCACCTGACCGGGCATTGGGGCAAGCACGGCGTTGCCTGCATCTTCTGCACTGGCGTCCTCCTGCAAGTGGTTGGTACGGATGAACTGCCAGCTGTTGCCCCCTGCAAAAACGGTGATCTCCTGTGGGTCCGTAAAGAAATGCCACTCACTCACCGCCCCATCACTTTCAACACGAAGGTGCTGGCTTCTGCTGGAAAGAAGGCGAAGGTTTATCTCCTGCCCCTCAACTTTCAGTGTTTTGCTGTGATCACGGTTGGAAGTGAGGGAGATTTCACGATCCGTTCCCTTAAAGTTCAAGTGAGAGAACTGACGGGCAGAGTTCCAGTGCCTCCATCCGGTCAGGCTGGACCACGGATCTTCCCCGCGTACCTGTTCGCGTGCATGGCCAAGATCAATGAGGGCAGCAACGGCACACACCATAAGGGAGGGGGCTTGCTCTTCCACCAAAACATCCAGCTCCCTGTCGATCAACAGAGTGTCCACGTCCCCTTTTGCAAAGCCTTTGTGGTTGGCAAGAGTATGGAGAAACTGGGTGTTGGTTATGGTGCCAGCGGTTCGTGTTTCTTCCAGAGCGCTGGAGAGTTTGGCAAGGGCTGTTTGCCGGTCCTTCCCGTGCACAATCACCTTGGCGATCATGGGGTCGTAATAGGGGGTAATCGTATCCCCTTTTCGCACACCACTATCAATGCGCGCGTGATCCTCCGGAAATTCCAGCTCCTTCAAGGTTCCTGTGGCGGGCAGAAAACCGGCAGGTGCATCCTCGGCGTAAATGCGGGCTTCAAAGGCGTGACCATTGATGACCAGCTCATCTTGTGTCTTGGGCAAAGGGTTGCCCGCGGCCACATGGAGCTGCCACGTCACCAGATCCTCTCCTGTTATAGCTTCGGTGACAGGGTGCTCCACTTGAAGCCGCGTGTTCATCTCCATGAACCAGAAGCGATCCGCCTTTAATCCCTCTGAGGCATCAACGATGAACTCAACGGTTCCGGCCCCTTCATACCCGACAGAAAGAGCCGCCTTTACCGCCGCGTCTCCCATAATTGCCCGCATCTCCCCGCTCATATGCGGGGCAGGGGCTTCCTCGATCACTTTTTGATGGCGGCGCTGCAACGAGCAATCGCGTTCAAACAGGTGCACGGCGTTGCCATGGCTATCGGCAAACACCTGCACTTCAATATGGCGCGGGCTGCTGACATACTTTTCAATGAGAACAGCCCCATCCCCAAAGCTGGACTGCCCTTCGCGCTGGGCACCTTCCAAAGCTGTCAGGAAATCTTCAGCCTTGTCCACTCGGCGCATGCCTTTGCCGCCGCCCCCTGCTCGGGCTTTAATCAGGACCGGATAGCCAATGGAGCTGGCTTGGTCCTTTAAAAATGCAGGGTTTTGGGTGTCTCCGTGATATCCGGGCACAACGGGAACGCCGGATTGCTCCATCAGCTTCTTGGCGGCGTCTTTCAGGCCCATCGCGCGGATCGCACTTGCGGGCGGGCCGATGAACACTAAGCCCGCAGCTTCCACGGCTTCCACAAACTCTGGGTTTTCAGAGAGAAACCCATAACCGGGGTGGATCGCCTCAGCCCCGCTTTTCTTTGCCGCCTCAATGATGTGCTCAATCTTCAAATAGCTTTCAGAAACAGGCGCTGGGCCGATGTGGTAGGCCTCATCGGCCACTTCCACATGCAACGCATCACGATCCGCGTCCGAGAAAACGGCAACCACTTTGATACCAAGCGCTTTGGCCGTACGAGCAATGCGAACAGCAATCTCCCCGCGATTGGCAATGAGAATTTTTTTAAACATGGCTTACGTCGCAGGCCTTCCGTAGTCGTTTGATTTTTTCCGCATAAAAGTTGGTGTCGTATTTACGGAGGCATACGTTGCGTCTTTGTGTCTACTTATTAGTTGTGTTGCCCTGTCGTGTAGCTCCCCCATCCGCTCTACGGCTATAAGATCAGAAACCAGAGGTCTAAAGATACGAACCATTGGGTGGCTTCTGTTGTACAGTTCGGATATCCAGCCTCCTACTTTGCCGTTATCTGTGAGGCCTAGCGGAGCCGCCGAAATACTTAAGGTAACAGCCCAAGAGGGGCCATTAGAGGTTTCTACGCAGTATTTTCGAAGTATTTTGCTATTGCTTTGAGAAATTTTTTTCAAGCAACTATTTACTTCTGCCTTTTTGCCCTCGACGCTGTATTCTTGCAATTCGTTCAGGTAGGCTCTTGCATCTTTGAAATCACTTTGAAGCTTTAGTTCTAAAGCTTTTTCGAGAACCTCTGCGACATTATTGGTTTTGGATAGGAGCCAACTACTGAAAAACGGAATCTTATTTTTGAGCACCGTCGTATCCCAAACTGCGGATGCTTTGCGATATGTTTCAGAACTGTTTTCTGACGCAGTACTGAGTAAGCGATCCTGACCAGAAACAGGTGGTAATAGAAGATTGGCCATACAATAGGCGTCTCTTAATGGGGAAAGGCACGGGATTAAGCCTGTTTGTTGAGATAAACTCTCGTAGAATTTGCTGCGCTCAGCTGCCCAGCCGAAGCCAAATATTAATTTATTTATGGAGTTACGATGAGTGATTCCACTGTTTTGTGGGTTTTTTGATGCTATTCGGTTAAATAGTTGGTCTATTGTTTCTGGTGAGTACTCTTGTTCAACTCTCGCGGCTGTATGGTCATACACAAATCCTTCAAAGCCAGAGTTGTTGCGGGTTGTTTTACCCTCATCAGATACCTCGTTAGAAAAGGCAGCTAGTGTAGTTGCTACTCTATGTTTTTGTCCTTCTTCAATGAGATAGGTGATCCCTAAGTATTCACTACTAGAGAATACATTCCATCGCATTTGTGGCTTTAGTGATAGCTGCTCGAAGAAACTAACTATTTGCCCAATTGGCTCAGCATCGTTTAGTTCAATTATTTGTTTTTTTGCAAAGTCTGCAGCGGCTGTGGCAATAGAGTTATAATGAGGCTCCGTTAACTTTATTGGAGAAATATAGTGAAAATACTTTTTTCTTCGATCCGCATAGTAACTCTTGTAGTCATCGACCATGGAAATTTCATCGGAAAACAAAATGGCAGTTACCAGCTTTTCTAGGCAAACAATGTCATGGTCTATATTGTGCAGGTTTGCAGTTTGTGCGATGCCAAGAAGCCTTTCAACGCCGCTAAGTGTAGAGTTATCAATTAAGTAATTCATAGTATTACTACCACTTTCTACAAAATTTAAGGTCTATACTTACATCCGGAAAATGCCGAATGGTGTGTTCTCGATTGGTGCGTTGAGGCTTGCGCTTAAAGAAAGGGCCAGCACCTCGCGGGTTTTGCGCGGGTCGATGATGCCATCGTCCCAAAGGCGGGCAGAGGCATAGAGCGGGTGGCCCTGTTCCTCGAACTGGTCAATGATCGGCTGCTTGAAGGTGTTTTCTTCTTCCACTGACCATTGTCCGCCCTTGCGCTCGATCCCATCGCGGCGCACGGTTGCCAGAACACCAGCCGCTTGCGGCCCGCCCATCACCGAAATGCGGGAATTGGGCCATGACCATAAGAAGCGGGGAGAATAGGCGCGCCCGCACATGCCGTAGTTTCCTGCGCCGAATGAGCCGCCAATGATAACCGTGTGTTTGGGAACCTTGGCACAGGCAACCGCAGTCACCAGCTTGGCCCCATCCTTGGCAATGCCGCCTGCCTCGTATTTCTGCCCCACCATGAAACCGGTGATGTTTTGCAAGAAGACCAGCGGGATTTTGCGCTGACAGCATAGCTCCACAAAATGCGCGCCCTTCACAGCACTTTCAGAAAACAAGATGCCGTTATTTGCGATGATCCCCACGGGCATGCCGTAGATATGAGCAAAGCCGGTGACCAGCGTGGTGCCATAACGGGCTTTGAACTCGTCAAAGCGGGAGCCATCCACAATGCGGGCAATCACCTCGCGCACATCATAGGGGGTTTTCAGGTCCGCAGGCACAAGGCCCAAGATCTCGTCGGGGTCATAAAGCGGGTCTTCAACCGGTTGCAATGCCAGTTGTTCGGGTTTGCGGCGGTTGATGTTGGCAATGGCACGGCGCACAAGAGCCAGCGCATGGGCATCGTCCCGCGCCAGATGGTCGGCAACGCCGGAAAGGCGCGTGTGCACATCTCCGCCGCCCAAGTCCTCAGCGGAAACGACTTCACCAGTCGCCGCCTTCACCAAAGGGGGGCCGGCCAGAAAGATGGTGCCTTGCTCGTTCACAATGATGGATTCATCACACATGGCAGGCACATATGCCCCGCCAGCCGTACACGACCCCATAACAGCAGCAATCTGCGGAATGCCCTTGGCCGACATATTGGCCTGATTATAAAAGATGCGCCCAAAATGATCCCGATCAGGGAACACTTCATCCTGCTGGGGCAGGTTTGCCCCGCCAGAGTCGACAAGATAAACGCAAGGGAGATTGTTTTCCTCGGCAATCTCTTGGGCCCGCAAATGCTTTTTCACGGATAAAGGGAAGTAAGTTCCCCCCTTCACAGTGGCATCATTGGCAACCACCAAGCATTCGCGCCCATGAATGCGGCCCACTCCTGCAATGACGCCAGCAGAAGGGCAAGCCCCCCCATACATCTCATGGGCGGCAAACTGGGCGACTTCCAAAAAGGGTGACCCGTGATCCAAAAGCCGCGCCACCCGTTCACGGGGCAGAATTTTGCCGCGCTTCACATGGCGCTCTTTTGCCTGCTCGCCGCCGCCCGCAAGGGCTGCTTGGCTGGCAGCACGCACCTGCTCAATGCTTTTCAGGTGCGCGTCACGGTTGGCGGTAAATTCTGCGGATCGCGTGGAAACTTTAGAATTCAAAACCGTCATTATGCGGTTTCCTTGAAGAGTTCACGGCCAATGAGCATGCGGCGAATTTCAGAGGTGCCCGCACCGATTTCATAAAGCTTGGCATCACGCAACAAGCGGCCCGTGCCATACTCATTAATATAGCCATTGCCGCCAAGCGCCTGAATGGCTTCCAATGCCAGCTGTGTTGCTTTTTCGGCGGAATATAAAATACAGCCAGCGGAATCCTTGCGGCTGGTTTCGCCGCGGTCACACGCCCCTGCAACTGCATACACATAGGAACGGCAGGCGTTCATGGTGGAATACATATCCGCCAGCTTGCCCTGCATCAGCTGAAACTCACCAATGGCTTGGCCGAACTGCTTTCGCTCATGCACATAGGGCACCACGATATCCATGGCGGCTGCCATAATGCCAAGCGGCCCGCCGGAAAGCACCACGCGCTCATAATCAAGGCCGGACATGAGCACGTTTACCCCGCCGCCTTCTTCTCCCAAAATATTGTCATAGGGCACTTCGCAATCTTCAAACACCAGCTCACAGGTGTTGGAGCCGCGCATGCCCAGCTTGTCCAGCTTTTGCGCCGTAGAAAACCCGCTCATGCCTTTTTCAATAATGAAGGCTGTAATGCCGCGCGGACCCGCCTCAGG
This genomic window from Pseudovibrio sp. M1P-2-3 contains:
- a CDS encoding isovaleryl-CoA dehydrogenase, whose translation is MFLSTMNFGHGEEIDAIRETVSKWSQEVLAPRAAEIDATNTFTPDLWPQLGQMGLLGITASPEFGGSGLGYLAHVIAIEEISRASASIGLSYGAHSNLCVNQINRHGTNEQKAKYLPKLCSGEHIGALAMSEPGAGSDVVSMKLRAEKRNDRFVLNGNKMWITNGPDANTLVVYAKTNPEAGPRGITAFIIEKGMSGFSTAQKLDKLGMRGSNTCELVFEDCEVPYDNILGEEGGGVNVLMSGLDYERVVLSGGPLGIMAAAMDIVVPYVHERKQFGQAIGEFQLMQGKLADMYSTMNACRSYVYAVAGACDRGETSRKDSAGCILYSAEKATQLALEAIQALGGNGYINEYGTGRLLRDAKLYEIGAGTSEIRRMLIGRELFKETA
- a CDS encoding carboxyl transferase domain-containing protein; translation: MTVLNSKVSTRSAEFTANRDAHLKSIEQVRAASQAALAGGGEQAKERHVKRGKILPRERVARLLDHGSPFLEVAQFAAHEMYGGACPSAGVIAGVGRIHGRECLVVANDATVKGGTYFPLSVKKHLRAQEIAEENNLPCVYLVDSGGANLPQQDEVFPDRDHFGRIFYNQANMSAKGIPQIAAVMGSCTAGGAYVPAMCDESIIVNEQGTIFLAGPPLVKAATGEVVSAEDLGGGDVHTRLSGVADHLARDDAHALALVRRAIANINRRKPEQLALQPVEDPLYDPDEILGLVPADLKTPYDVREVIARIVDGSRFDEFKARYGTTLVTGFAHIYGMPVGIIANNGILFSESAVKGAHFVELCCQRKIPLVFLQNITGFMVGQKYEAGGIAKDGAKLVTAVACAKVPKHTVIIGGSFGAGNYGMCGRAYSPRFLWSWPNSRISVMGGPQAAGVLATVRRDGIERKGGQWSVEEENTFKQPIIDQFEEQGHPLYASARLWDDGIIDPRKTREVLALSLSASLNAPIENTPFGIFRM
- a CDS encoding acetyl/propionyl/methylcrotonyl-CoA carboxylase subunit alpha — translated: MFKKILIANRGEIAVRIARTAKALGIKVVAVFSDADRDALHVEVADEAYHIGPAPVSESYLKIEHIIEAAKKSGAEAIHPGYGFLSENPEFVEAVEAAGLVFIGPPASAIRAMGLKDAAKKLMEQSGVPVVPGYHGDTQNPAFLKDQASSIGYPVLIKARAGGGGKGMRRVDKAEDFLTALEGAQREGQSSFGDGAVLIEKYVSSPRHIEVQVFADSHGNAVHLFERDCSLQRRHQKVIEEAPAPHMSGEMRAIMGDAAVKAALSVGYEGAGTVEFIVDASEGLKADRFWFMEMNTRLQVEHPVTEAITGEDLVTWQLHVAAGNPLPKTQDELVINGHAFEARIYAEDAPAGFLPATGTLKELEFPEDHARIDSGVRKGDTITPYYDPMIAKVIVHGKDRQTALAKLSSALEETRTAGTITNTQFLHTLANHKGFAKGDVDTLLIDRELDVLVEEQAPSLMVCAVAALIDLGHAREQVRGEDPWSSLTGWRHWNSARQFSHLNFKGTDREISLTSNRDHSKTLKVEGQEINLRLLSSRSQHLRVESDGAVSEWHFFTDPQEITVFAGGNSWQFIRTNHLQEDASAEDAGNAVLAPMPGQVKLINFAKGEQVKEGDTLVVTEAMKMEHSLKSPRDGRIANVMIAAGDQVEEGTILIELAEET
- a CDS encoding AMP-binding protein; amino-acid sequence: MLPKGTTYEELYKNFSWNVPEFYNIGVMVCDRWAEREPDREAITVVGEAGTAKSYTYSHLKELSSRLCNLLISKGVERGDRVAILLPQTVETACSHIATYKMGAIALPLFTLFGEEALAFRLENSGAKILITNSEGAQKLSSIQSRLPNLQLILNIEEATQNSTYLYEGLEKYSSEFTPVPTKAEDPALIIYTSGTTGQPKGALHAHRTFIGHLWSTDYLYNGLPREGDRAWTPSDWAWIAGLLNILMPSLYYGIPVVAHRFKKFSGEAAFQLLHDQNITNAFLPPTALKMMRLVEKPEKRWNCKIRSITCGGETVGAEIIEWGRQIFGITISECYGQTECNLCIGTCTQLMEARPGLIGKEVPGFQVEIVDGNGHPLPPDTLGAIAVKTPVPIMMTQYWQNPEATKNKFKNGYLLTGDEGTKDADGWFRFVGRDDDVITSAGYRIGPGEIEDYLLKHPAVAIAGVIGKPNKERTEIVKAYVVLKKGHSGTQQLHDELQNFVKHGLAAYEYPREIEFVEDLPLTTTGKIIRSQLRARAKAELENK